The segment GCACGGAACACGGCGCAGCAGCGGCCCACGGAAGGCGCAGGAGATCTTCGATGCCACGCTGGACCTGCTGGCGGAGAAGGGCTACGAGGGGCTGACCATCGAGGGGGTCGCCCAGCGGTCCGGCGTCAACAAGACCACGATTTACCGCTGGTGGCCGTCCAAGGGAGCACTCCTGGGTGCCGCACTCATCGGCGCGCGCCAACTCGACTTCACGCCGCCCGACACCGGGAGTCTCGCCGGAGACCTGGAGGTCCTGCTGCACACGGTGGTGACCCTCCTCACCACACGGCCGGCCTCCGACATCGCCGTTTCCGTGCTGGGCGCCGCCACCCAGAGCCCCGAACTGGCCGTGCATGTAAGGGATTTCTTCGCCGACCGGATCGCGCTGGAGCAACCCGTCTTCGACCGCGCCATCGCCCGCGGTGAACTCGCAGTGGACACCGACACCACATTGCTGATGGATCTGCTGGCCGGGGCCGCCTGGGTCCGGGTCGTCCTGCGCCAACTCCCGCTGGAGAAGGGTTTTGTGTCGCGCACCGTCGCCACCGTCCTCAACGGAGCACGCGTGCAGACCTGACGCTGCCTCCGTTTAAACCCCTTTAGAGAGTCTGTTTCGGCATCAACTACAACTTTACTAATTCTTGGTGTAGTTGGAACAGATTTCACTCCAGTCTCAAACGTAACGCGACGAACGTCACACACAGACACGTCGCTTTCACAAAGCTGGGCGAGAGGTAACAGCACGATGAGTAAAAGCAGAATGACCCGCCACGGCAGCCGGCTGATGGCGCTGTCCACGGTGTCACTTGGTCTGGTCGCCGCGATGACCATGCCGGCCGCCGCGGAGGACCAGCCCACCCGGGACCAGCTCATAGCCGACTGCGCTTCCGGTGAAGGGAAGTGCAGCTTCAACGAGCCGACCCTCGGCAAGGCGTACCTCGGCGACTTCCGTCAGGTCTCCAACTCGCTGTACAACTGCAGCACCTCGGACGCCACCCAGTCGATGGGCTGGGCCGACACCGTGGGCTCCACGGACTCGGCGGGGGTCTCCGTCACGGCCGGCGGCAAGATCGCCGATCTGATCGACCTCAGTGTGACCGCGACCTACAGCCACACCTGGTCGAGCTCGCACACCGAGAACAGCTCGCTGAACATGACGGTGAAGCCCGGCGAGGTGGGCTGGATCTCCCGCGCACAGGTGATGCAGACCGTCACCGGCACCTGGCAGACCCACTACGACAGCCCGAAGTGGGGGCACTACTACTGGTTCGTGCCCGACACCGTCACCGGGCCGGCGCCCAACGGGACGGACGGCCAGAGCAACGCGGTGACCGTCAAGACCCGCAAGATGACCGCGGCGGAGAAGAGCTCCTGCTCGTCCGAGGCGAAGAAGGGCCAGGCGTTCGTGGTCAAGCGCTGACCACGGGCGATGTCGCGCAGCTGAACGGGGGCGCGGTCCCCGCCTTCGGGCACGGAACCGCATAACGGCCGCCGACCACAGTGCCTCTCGGCTCCTACGGACCGGGAGGCACCTTCGGGCCCTGCCGGCGGCCTCGCCGCCGGCTGTACGCGCGTGCGCGCATAAGCTCCGCCCGTGCACTCTCCACGCTCCCGCGCCGCCGGCGCCCTCGTCCTGATCATGGCGCTCGGCACGGCATGCTCCGCTGAACGTCCCCCGCACGCCGCCGGATCCGGGACCTCGGCGCCCTCCCCCGCCGCGCCCACCGCGGTGCGGCCACCGACGGCGAACGCGGTCTTCGACTATCAGCTCGGCGGTGCGTATCCGCCGCCCGCCGGCGTCCGGGCCGTCTCCCGCGACCGTACGGCCGAGCCGGCGCCCGGCCGCTACAACGTCTGCTACGTGAATGCCTTCCAGGCACAGCCCGGCGACGGCTCCTGGGAGGACGACCACCCCGAACTGCTGCTGCGGGACGAGCACGGAGAACCGGTCATCGACGAGGACTGGGACGAGCCGCTGCTCGACATCTCCACCAGCGCCAAGCGGGCAGCCCTCATGGAGATCGTCGGCCCGTGGATCGACGGCTGCGCCAAGGCCGGTTACGACGCCGTGGAGCCGGACAACCTCGACTCGTACGAACGCTCCGACGGCACGCTCACCGCCGGGCACGCCGCGGCCTTCGCCCGGCTCCTGGCCCGCCGCGCCCACCAGCGGCATCTCGCCATCGCGCAGAAGAACACCACCGACCTGCTGCCGCAACACGGCCGTATCGGCTTCGACTTCGCCGTCGTCGAGGAGTGCACCCGCTACAAGGAGTGCACCGACTTCGCGGCGGCCTACGCCAACCGGGTCTTCGTCATCGAATACCGGAAGCAGGATTTCACGGCCGCCTGCCGCGCCTGGGGCAAGAAGCTCTCCCTCACCCTGCGCGACCGCGAGGTCCGCCCCGCCGGTGCCAAGGGATCGCTCCGCCGGTACTGCTGAGGCCTGCCCAGAGCCGCCCGGAGCGGAGCGGCGGTGGCAGCATTCCGGGGAGCCCGGGTGCCACCGGCCGGAAGCCTTCCCGTCGTGGTCAGTTCAGCTCGGTCGGATCGTCGCGAGCCGGTTCGGTGCGGCGCAGGTCGGTGTCGGAGAGCGGTTCGAGTTCGCCGTGGGTGTCCAGCCAGTACAGGAAGGCCACGGCCGGGCAGACGAGCACTACGGCGACGAGGGTGACCAGTCCGGTCCAGCGCAGGCTGCCGGGGTCGCCGGCCCCCTCGGCCACGGTCAGGGACGTGGGGATGAGGTAGGGGCGTTGGGCGGCCCCCCAGGCGATGACCGCCGCCGCGACCACGCCGACGGCGGTGACCCGGGACCAGACACCGGACCGGCGCAGCAGCAGCCATCCGGTGGCGAGGGAACAGACTCCGGCCAGGATGACGAGGCCGAGGCCGACGCCATGAGTGAGCCCGTGCCAGACATGCGGGGCATCGCTCCGGGTGACGGTCAGCATGACGGCCGCAAGGACGGCGAGGGCGACGACACTGCCCAGAGCCCGCCGCCTGAAGTAGCCGACCAGATCGGGCGCGCCGTAACGGGCGGCGTCGCCGGCGAGGAACACGGCGCCGAGGAAGGCCGTCGCCACGATGGCGATCAGCCCGAAGAGGATGGAGGTCGGATTGGCCCAGGCGTGGGCCGAGGCCTCCGTGCCCGGTACCGCCCGGCCCGAGGCGATCCCGCCGACGGCTGCGCCGAGGAAGAACGGGGTGAGCAGCGAGGAGAGGGCGAAGACGGCGCCGTAGAGGCGTCGCCCGGCGATCCGGCGGATGGGTTTGCGCAGCGCGAAGCCGGCGCCGCGCAGCACGAGGCCGATGGCGGCCAGGGCCAGCGGCAGCCACATGGCGGAGAACACCGTCTGGAACAGGGCCGGAAAGCCGGTCCACATGATGACGAAGACGAAGACGAGCCAGACGTTGTTGACCTCCCATACGGGGGCCATGGCGTGGTCGATCAGCCACCTCGGGCGCGCGCCGCGCCTGGCGCCACCAGCCGTCAGGTCCCAGAACCCCGCTCCGTAGTCGGTGCCGCCGGCGCAGGCGTAGGCGGCGACGGCGAGCAGCAGCACCACGGCGATGACATCGGCGATCACGGCCGGCCGTCCTTGGCCGGTCCGGGCCCGGTGCCGCCGTCGGGTGGCGGGTCGCCGGCCGGTACCCGCGCGCGGGGCCCGTACGGGGTGTCGGCCTCCGGTTCCCCGGTCCGCTCCCCCACCGCCCGGCGCGCGTCGTCGAGCCGCCAGTTCGTACGCATCTTGAGCAGCACGGCGAGCAGCGAGCCGAAGATGAACACATACACCACGACGACCAGGCCCAGCATGATCCAGAGGCTGGTGGACCGGGTCGCGGTCACCGCCTCGGCGATGCGCATGTGCCGGTAGACGATCCAGGGCTGGCGTCCCACTTCGGCGGTGATCCACCCGCATTCGACGGCGACGACGGAGGCGACGCCCGCGCAGGCCGCGCCGCGGAAGAACCATGGTGAGGTGGGCAGCCGGTGTTGCCGCAGCCGGCACCAGCCGTACCAGAGGGCGAGAAGGATCAGCAGGGAGCCGATCACCACCATGGTGTCGAAGGCCCAGTGGGCAATGGTGGCCTGGGTGGCCGTCGGCCGGTCGTCCGCCGGCACGGAGGTCAGTCCGGTCACCTTGGTCCCGGGGGTGAACCCGGCCAGGATGGAGTCGAATTGGGGGATCTTGATGCCGCCGGAGATGCTGCCGTCGGGGTGCAGTCGGCCGAAGACGTACTCGGGTACGTGGGTGTCGGTCCGCCAGACGAGTTCCGTCGCGGCGAACTTCACCGCCTGCTTGTGGAAGACCGACCGGGCGATCGAGTCGCCCAGCAGGAACTGCACCGGGGTGAACACCGCGGCGAGGGTGAACGGCACGGTGAAGCCGAGGCGGTGGTAGCGGTCGCGGCGGCCCCGCAGCCAGCCGACGGCGTAGACCCCGGCGACGGTGTAGCCCGCGGTGATCAGCATCGCCACCACGAAGTGCCAGTACTGGGGGCCGAACATGGGGGTGAAGATCGCCGACCAGATGTGGACGTCCACGGGCTTGCCGCCGGCGTCGAGGGTGAATCCTTGGGGTGTGTTCATCCATGCGTTGGCCGCCAGGATGCCGAACGCGCCGAGCAGGGCGGCGGCCGGCAGCGGCAGGCCGAGCAGGAAGTGGGTGCGGGGCTTCAGCCTCCGCCAGCCGTAGAGGTAGATGGCGATCAGGACCGCTTCGAGGAAGAAGGCCCAGGCCTCCACCCCGAAACCGATACCGAAGACGCCGCCCCACTTGCCCATCAGGCCCGGCCAGAGCAGTCCGAACTCGAAGGACAGCACGGTGCCGGTGACCACACCGACCGCGAACTGCACCGCCATCACCGCCGACCAGCGGCGGGCGAGGAGCAGGGCGACGGGATCGTTCCGGCGCAGACCGCGGTAGTGCATCACCAGGGTGATCAGCGGGAGCGCCACCCCGAGCGGTACCAGAATGATGTGCGAGGCCAGGGTGAAGGCCATCAGCTCCCGGGCCGGGAGCAGTTGGGCCGGGGCGCCCGCCAGCAGGGTGACCGTGGTGTGCATGCCTTACGTGCCTTCGCTGCTCGGGACGTTCAGAGCGCCGGCCTCGGCGTCCACGCTTGCCTGCCTCCTCGGTGCACGGCCCGGCCCTGCGGGCCCAGCGACGGTCGCGCCGGCTCGCCACACAATCACCGGTGGGCGCGGGGCAGCACGCACTGTGCGCCCGGGTTGAGCCGTTGGGCCGACGTACTTCGCCCGGTCGGCCCAGCTGATGGCCCGGCGCGCTGAGACCTGCTCTCCTCACTCCGGCTGGGCGTATCGCTACGCCGCCCCGCCGTTCGATCAAGATCTGGTCGAGCTGCCGGAGGCCGGACGTGCGACTGCCGTACCCAGGAGCTGATCTGACGGCCCGTACTGCTCCGGGCGGGGGCGTGCCCGCTGGCATGATGGCGGCCATGACCCTCACCGCCCGTCGCATGTTCGAGCTCCTGGAGCCGATCTGCCTGGTCACCTACTTCGCCGACGAGTGCAACGAGGAGCTGGCCGCGCTCGGCCACCGCACCTACTGGGACGGCTACTTCGCCAGCCGCGCCGCGCCGCTGGGGCGGGTGCCGGCGCAGGTCGTGCACGCGGCCTTCTACAGCTTCGCCGACGGGGAGGCCGCGCGGCACATCCCGAGCGCGTGGGAGACGATCCCGCCCGAGGCGTCCGTCGCCGCGCGGGAGCGGGGCAGCGCGGCCTCCGTACGGCGCATCCTCGGCGCCGACCTGGCCGGCTCCCCGGGCCTGGTGCGCGCCGCCGACCTGACCACCAAGGCCGCGACGCACGCGCCCACAGAAGGCCGGGTGATGTACGCCGGGATGCGCACCCTTCCGGTGCCGAGCGACCCGGTCGCCCGGCTGTGGCATTCCGCGACCATGCTGCGCGAGCATCGCGCTGACGGGCATGTCGCCGCTCTCGTCGGCGCGCGCATCGGCGGTACGGAGGCCCACGTGCTCTCCGCGCTGGAGATGGGCATCCACCCGCCGGAGTCGTTCGGGCGGATCCATCACCTGCCGAAGGAGCGGCTGGCCGCGGTCATGGACGGCTTGCGCGAGCGCGGGCTCGTCGACACCGACGGCCGGTTCACCGACGCCGGCCGTGAGACCAAGCAACGCATCGAAGCCCTCACCGACGAGCTCGCCGCCCCGCCGTACGACGCCCTCTCTTCCGCCGAG is part of the Streptomyces platensis genome and harbors:
- a CDS encoding TetR/AcrR family transcriptional regulator, with amino-acid sequence MSEERHGTRRSSGPRKAQEIFDATLDLLAEKGYEGLTIEGVAQRSGVNKTTIYRWWPSKGALLGAALIGARQLDFTPPDTGSLAGDLEVLLHTVVTLLTTRPASDIAVSVLGAATQSPELAVHVRDFFADRIALEQPVFDRAIARGELAVDTDTTLLMDLLAGAAWVRVVLRQLPLEKGFVSRTVATVLNGARVQT
- a CDS encoding endo alpha-1,4 polygalactosaminidase, coding for MALGTACSAERPPHAAGSGTSAPSPAAPTAVRPPTANAVFDYQLGGAYPPPAGVRAVSRDRTAEPAPGRYNVCYVNAFQAQPGDGSWEDDHPELLLRDEHGEPVIDEDWDEPLLDISTSAKRAALMEIVGPWIDGCAKAGYDAVEPDNLDSYERSDGTLTAGHAAAFARLLARRAHQRHLAIAQKNTTDLLPQHGRIGFDFAVVEECTRYKECTDFAAAYANRVFVIEYRKQDFTAACRAWGKKLSLTLRDREVRPAGAKGSLRRYC
- a CDS encoding cytochrome d ubiquinol oxidase subunit II, with protein sequence MIADVIAVVLLLAVAAYACAGGTDYGAGFWDLTAGGARRGARPRWLIDHAMAPVWEVNNVWLVFVFVIMWTGFPALFQTVFSAMWLPLALAAIGLVLRGAGFALRKPIRRIAGRRLYGAVFALSSLLTPFFLGAAVGGIASGRAVPGTEASAHAWANPTSILFGLIAIVATAFLGAVFLAGDAARYGAPDLVGYFRRRALGSVVALAVLAAVMLTVTRSDAPHVWHGLTHGVGLGLVILAGVCSLATGWLLLRRSGVWSRVTAVGVVAAAVIAWGAAQRPYLIPTSLTVAEGAGDPGSLRWTGLVTLVAVVLVCPAVAFLYWLDTHGELEPLSDTDLRRTEPARDDPTELN
- a CDS encoding cytochrome ubiquinol oxidase subunit I, which gives rise to MHTTVTLLAGAPAQLLPARELMAFTLASHIILVPLGVALPLITLVMHYRGLRRNDPVALLLARRWSAVMAVQFAVGVVTGTVLSFEFGLLWPGLMGKWGGVFGIGFGVEAWAFFLEAVLIAIYLYGWRRLKPRTHFLLGLPLPAAALLGAFGILAANAWMNTPQGFTLDAGGKPVDVHIWSAIFTPMFGPQYWHFVVAMLITAGYTVAGVYAVGWLRGRRDRYHRLGFTVPFTLAAVFTPVQFLLGDSIARSVFHKQAVKFAATELVWRTDTHVPEYVFGRLHPDGSISGGIKIPQFDSILAGFTPGTKVTGLTSVPADDRPTATQATIAHWAFDTMVVIGSLLILLALWYGWCRLRQHRLPTSPWFFRGAACAGVASVVAVECGWITAEVGRQPWIVYRHMRIAEAVTATRSTSLWIMLGLVVVVYVFIFGSLLAVLLKMRTNWRLDDARRAVGERTGEPEADTPYGPRARVPAGDPPPDGGTGPGPAKDGRP
- a CDS encoding SCO6745 family protein, with the protein product MTLTARRMFELLEPICLVTYFADECNEELAALGHRTYWDGYFASRAAPLGRVPAQVVHAAFYSFADGEAARHIPSAWETIPPEASVAARERGSAASVRRILGADLAGSPGLVRAADLTTKAATHAPTEGRVMYAGMRTLPVPSDPVARLWHSATMLREHRADGHVAALVGARIGGTEAHVLSALEMGIHPPESFGRIHHLPKERLAAVMDGLRERGLVDTDGRFTDAGRETKQRIEALTDELAAPPYDALSSAELDELVAELEPLAATLVAAGSR